TGGTGGAATGGCCACACTGTTTGGAAAAGTTATATACAGAGGAATGGATAAGAAAATTTTTAATCCTGTGATTTTGGGAAAACTATTTGTGTTAACATTTTTCCCAGCAGTTCTTGCACCTAATTCTACAGCATGGACTAATTCAGAAATTTTGAATATTTCCAATGAAAAGATATCAGGGTTGGCATCTTTGATTTTAATAAATAAAGGTATAATTGGTGAATTTTCAATAATTGCAATGGTTTTAGGAGCTATATATTTAATGTTTAGAACAAAAATAACTTGGCATGTGTCGGTAGCATTTTTTGTTACAATTTTCATTGGATATTATGTATCTTCTAGTCGTAATGTAGATGTAACGACTTCGCTTGGAGAAGTAATATTTATGGGAATTTTTGTTTTGACAGATACGTTCACTACTCCTCAACATGGGTTTGGAAAAATATTCTTTGGATTTTTAGCTGGACTTTCCACAGTAATATTCTGGTTTTTAGGAATTCATACTGAAGCAATTATTTATTCAGTGTTAATTTTGAACCCTTTCACAAAACCTATAAATACAATTTTCAAGCCAAATGTATTTGGTGAGGAATCAGTTTCCTTTGCTGAAATAATACAAGGGATTGGTTTTGCAATTATTGTAGTTTTAATTGTATTTGCAACATCTTACCTGCATACTTATGGATTTATTCCATATATTGTTTATATTTATGTTGTATATGGAATATGGCGATTATACAACAACAGATAAAAATAGGGAAGGCTTTTTATGAACTTTAACTTAAGTTTTTTAGATAAAATAGAAAAATTAAAAGATAAAAAAATAGATATTTTACAATCTGAAAATAATTTTTACC
The Leptotrichia hongkongensis DNA segment above includes these coding regions:
- a CDS encoding RnfABCDGE type electron transport complex subunit D, yielding MFRSRRKELQENLTKTNIDILVSLIPMLLVAFFVYEITPVLVILSAVIASELIEIIFSFLIQKNRDALKDFSGVVIGALTGFVLAPFTPFYVAAFAGGMATLFGKVIYRGMDKKIFNPVILGKLFVLTFFPAVLAPNSTAWTNSEILNISNEKISGLASLILINKGIIGEFSIIAMVLGAIYLMFRTKITWHVSVAFFVTIFIGYYVSSSRNVDVTTSLGEVIFMGIFVLTDTFTTPQHGFGKIFFGFLAGLSTVIFWFLGIHTEAIIYSVLILNPFTKPINTIFKPNVFGEESVSFAEIIQGIGFAIIVVLIVFATSYLHTYGFIPYIVYIYVVYGIWRLYNNR